The Calditrichota bacterium region ACGTCCACGAAGTGGCCGTTGACCATTACACCGACGCAGAGGAAAAGAGCCACATCCGCGTCCTGGACGTCGAGGCCCAAGAGGCGGTGCCGGGCGGAAACAAGGCGCTGGGCGAGGTGAGCGTGACGACCATCCCGACCATCTACAAGAAGATCAAGTTCGGCACGCACGAAAACGTCGGCTGGGGCAAGATCAATCTGCCGGAACTGGAGCTCCACACCACTGCGTATTGGTGGGAAATCACGCCGGAACAGTTGGCGCCGCTGGCGCTCAACCAGGCCACCTTAGCGGACGCGCTCAAGGCGGTGGCCAATGTGCTGGCCAACGTGGCGCCGGTGTTTGCACTTTGCGACCCGCGCGACATCCGCGCCGTGCCCATGGTGCGCTCGCCGTTTTCGGAGCTCCCCACCGTGTACATCTACGAGAGCCATCCCGGGGGCGTGGGCCTGAGCAGGCGTCTTTTTCACCTCCATGCCGACCTGCTGGCGGCGGCGCGAGACCTCATCGCCAGATGCCCCTGCACCGGCGGTTGTCCCTCCTGCGTGGGACCACCGCTGGAGGTTGGGCAAACAGGCAAGGCCGAGGCGTTGCGCCTGTTGGGGTTGGGAGTCGGCCAGTGAGCCGGCCGATCGCCGCACTATTGTGCGCAAGGAGCGTGCTATGCCATTCTCTGAGACTGATTACAAGACGTATGTCCACTGGGGCACCAGCACCTGGACCTACGAGGGGTGGAAAGGCATCGTCTACCACAAGGACTACCGGCCCGAGCGTTTCAAGAAGGAGTGCCTGGCCGAATACGCGCGCGATGGCAGGTTCTCAACGGTAGGCATGGACCTCTTCTTCTACCGACCGCCCTCGCCCTACGAATTGGCCGCCTATGCCCGGCAACTGCCGCCAGGCTTCAAGGCGTGCTCAAAGGTGTGGGAAGAAATCACCGTCAAGCGCTACCCCAATCATCCCCGCTACGGCGACAACAGGGGCAAGGAGAACCCCAACTTCCTCAGCGTCGAGCACTTCGTCAGCAAGGTGCTGGAACCCTATCGCAAGGCTTTCGCCAACTTTGCCGGGCCGTTCATCTTTGAGTTCGGCTATCTGTCGCGGGAGGACATGCCCTCGGTGCACGCCTTCGCTGAGCGGCTGGACGGCTTCTTTGCCCAAGTGCCAAAGGACTTTCAATACAGCGTCGAAATCCGCAATCGCAACT contains the following coding sequences:
- a CDS encoding DUF72 domain-containing protein, translating into MPFSETDYKTYVHWGTSTWTYEGWKGIVYHKDYRPERFKKECLAEYARDGRFSTVGMDLFFYRPPSPYELAAYARQLPPGFKACSKVWEEITVKRYPNHPRYGDNRGKENPNFLSVEHFVSKVLEPYRKAFANFAGPFIFEFGYLSREDMPSVHAFAERLDGFFAQVPKDFQYSVEIRNRNFLAPAYFAVLRKHGVAHVFNHWSFMPPISEQLRYDAVTADFIVCRVLTPLGMRYEEAVKRFQPYDKIVERQPRMRQDVLRLAAMAMERKVPAYILINNRAEGSAPLTITELDQLLRQNLLS